A DNA window from Brassica napus cultivar Da-Ae chromosome C1, Da-Ae, whole genome shotgun sequence contains the following coding sequences:
- the LOC106373455 gene encoding mitogen-activated protein kinase kinase kinase 20 yields the protein MKRSMSYSSNTSSQLGQWDDDNYDSDHAHKKRKTESVTEDDADSSTKTSPLKDQLTLNSNNIPESDSWVVTRFLGKGSYGSVHLAVRTTKGEEESLPQEMVIKTSAFSQASQLENEKRFLNRLENNPYVVSYYGKKITLDKKSKKMLYNTVLEYCPGQCLAKKIKRHKGIGLPEEDAKRFALDILIGLRYTHAKNIIHCDIKPKNILLAEEVTGLRGPYGFLAKISGFGKAMEKGSSEYGDGWGHRRGTTRFMSPELIGDNILDYGADVWAFGCTVLEMLTGERVWSEHGELVWEDWITLIGVSDMVPYIPETLSKEAKDFLSKCLQKDSSQRWDVDSLMKHPFLTWNNEYTKEEEEEEEEEEEEEEEIFDEDIEGGAIEIDEEYPKEEELEEEDL from the coding sequence atgaagagatcTATGTCTTATTCCAGTAACACCAGCAGTCAATTAGGTCAATGGGATGATGACAACTACGACTCGGACCATGCTCACAAGAAGCGTAAAACAGAGAGCGTGACAGAGGACGACGCTGATTCGTCGACCAAGACGAGCCCTTTGAAGGATCAATTAACCCTAAATAGCAATAATATTCCAGAAAGCGATTCGTGGGTGGTGACTCGCTTTTTAGGAAAAGGCTCGTACGGATCTGTTCACTTAGCCGTGAGAACCACCAAGGGAGAAGAAGAGTCTCTTCCTCAAGAGATGGTAATCAAAACGTCCGCGTTCTCACAGGCTTCACAACTCGAGAACGagaagagattcttaaaccgtCTCGAAAATAACCCATACGTTGTATCCTACTACGGCAAAAAGATCACACTCGACAAGAAGAGTAAGAAGATGTTATACAACACGGTTCTCGAGTACTGTCCCGGTCAATGCCTCGCTaagaaaatcaaacgccacaaAGGTATCGGGTTACCAGAAGAAGATGCGAAGAGATTCGCTCTCGACATCTTGATTGGTCTCAGGTATACCCATGCAAAGAATATCATCCACTGCGACATAAAACCAAAGAACATCTTACTCGCGGAAGAGGTTACAGGATTGAGAGGGCCTTATGGGTTTTTAGCGAAGATCTCTGGTTTTGGGAAAGCGATGGAGAAAGGGTCGAGTGAGTACGGTGATGGATGGGGTCATAGGAGAGGTACGACACGGTTTATGTCGCCAGAGCTTATAGGGGACAATATTTTGGACTATGGTGCGGATGTTTGGGCCTTTGGATGTACGGTTCTTGAGATGTTGACAGGAGAACGGGTTTGGAGTGAGCATGGAGAGCTTGTTTGGGAAGATTGGATAACTCTCATCGGTGTAAGCGATATGGTTCCATATATCCCTGAGACTTTGTCTAAAGAAGCTAAAGATTTTCTGTCAAAGTGTTTGCAGAAAGACTCCTCCCAAAGGTGGGATGTTGATAGCTTGATGAAACATCCGTTTCTTACTTGGAATAACGAATACaccaaagaggaagaagaagaagaagaagaagaagaagaagaagaagaagaaatatttgATGAGGACATCGAAGGAGGAGCAATTGAAATAGATGAAGAATACCCTAAAGAggaggagttggaagaagaagatctgTGA